In the Oscillospiraceae bacterium genome, GTAGTAATCGTGGAAAACGCTGTCCTTGATGATCTCACTGTGCAGCTTGGAAACGCCGTTGATAGCGTGGCAGGTGTAAGCGCAGATGTTGGCGGTGCGCACCTGGTTGTCGCCGATGATGGCCATGTAGTCGATCTTGCCCTGGTCACCGGGGAATGCCTGGGCCAGCTCGGCGCGGCAGCGGCGGTCCATTTCGCAGACGATCTGCCAGATACGGGGCAGGGTGGAGCGGAAGATGTCGGCGTTCCACTTCTCGAGAGCCTCACTCATGACAGTGTGGTTGGTGTAAGCGAAGACCTTGCGGCAGATGTCGAAGGCGGCATCCCACTCATAGCTGCACTCATCCAGCAGGATGCGCATCATTTCGGGGATGGCCACGGTGGGATGGGTATCGTTCAGCTGGATGGAGACCTTGTCAGGCAGGTTGTCCAGCGTGCCGTACTGATTCAGGTGGTTCTGCAGGATGTCGGCGATGGACGCGGCAGAGAAGAAGTACTGCTGGCGCAGACGCAGGATCTTACCCTCGGTGTGGTTATCGTTGGGGTACAGGATCTTGGAGATCAGCTCGGCAGAAGCAGACTGGCTGATGGCGGTGTTGTAGTTGCCGGCGTTGAAGCTGCTCATATCAAAGCTGGGGGCCTTAGCCTGCCACAGACGCAGTTTGGAAACGCCGTTGCTGCCGTAACCGGCCACATACATATCGTTGGGCACGGCGATGACAGAGTTATAATTCTCGTACTTGACGTGGTGGAAGCCGCCCTCCCAGGTCTCGATAGCCTGGCCGTCAAAACGGATCTCCTGGGCCTGGTCGGGATGGCTCTTGATCCAGACCTGACCGCCGGGCAGCCAGTTGTCGGCAGTTTCCTGCTGCCAGCCGTCCACGATCTTCTGCTTGAAAATGCCGTACTCATACAGGATGGAGTAGCCGGTGCCGGGGATGCAGTCAGTAGCCATGCCGTCCAGATAGCAGGCGGCCAAGCGGCCCAGACCGCCGTTGCCCAGGCCGGCATCGGGTTCCTGATCGTAAATGGTATCGATCTTGATGTCGGCATCCGCCAGCACGCTCTCGGCCACTTCGTTCAGCCCCAGGTTGAACAGGCTGGAACGCAGGCTGCGGCCCATCAGGAATTCCATGCAGAGGTAGTAGACCTGCTTTTTGCCCTGGCCCAGCACTTTGGACTGGAACTGCTTCTGGCGGTCAGACATGATCTGGCGGGTGACAGAAGCCAGGCAGCGATAGATCTGGTCGGCGGAAGCAGTATCCAGGGTGACATTGCACTCGCTGGTCAACTTATCTTTCAGGAGCTTCTCAAACTCACGCTTTGTGTATTTCAAATCGTTCTCTCCTAACTTTCTTCAGGCGTTCTTTCCATCATTTTCCGCCGTATGTTTCAGGGATACGGCGTACTTTGCGGTTGCTTTAACACACCACTTTATTGATTATAGCTAAAAAGTATAAATTACGCAAGTCAAAATTGCCTGCTTGGCGGCTTTTTTTAGACTTTTATGAAAAAAGCCCTTTTGCTGCGCCCGGTTTTGTATTATAATAAAGCTAGCATAAAATTTCAGCCGCGGTTGGAGCAGGGCTGAATTTAGACACAATTTGGGAAGGAGTACAAATCATGGGCATGGCCACTTCAAAAGTGCGGCTGAACATCTGCGGGTCCAGCTACGTTGTCAATACAAGCGAGAGCGAGGACTACATGCAGAACCTTGCCGACCGCCTGAACCTGGATATGAATGAACTGATGGCTTCCTCAAACTCGGTTTCGATCACTACCGCCGCTGTGATGACGGCGCTGAACTACCGTGATGAGCTGGAAAAGGCCAGCGGCAGCGCTGACAACATGCGCCGTCAGATCAAGGATTACCTCGAGGATGCCGCCAGCGCCAAGATGGCAGCCGAGGAGACCCGCCGCGAGAATGCCTCGCTGAAGCGCCGCATTGATGAACTGGAGCGCCGCCTGCGCCGCGCCCAGACCCCCCTGGAGGATGCATGAGCAACAAGCTGGAGATCTTAGCCCCGGCAGGTAACCGTGAAATGCTTGGCGCCGCTGTTTTCAGCGGCGCTGATGCTGTTTATCTGGGCCTTACGGGATTCAACGCCCGCCGCACTGCGGGCAACTTTACCCCGGACGAGCTGAAAGAGGCTGTCAGTTTCTGCCACGCCCGCGGCGTAAAGGTACACGTTACCCTGAATACGCTGGTCTATGACCGCGAACTGCCCGGTCTGGCCGATGCCGTGCGCGCCGTGGCCGAAGCCGGGGCCGATGCCGTCATTTCGGATGACCTGGCTGCGGCCCGGATGGTAAAGACCATCGCCCCCACGCTGCACCTGCATGGCTCTACCCAGATGAGCATCCACACGCCCGAGGGTGCGCGGGAACTGGCCGCCTTGGGCTACGACCGCGTGATCTTGGCCCGCGAGCTCTCGCTGGAAGAGATCCGCGCTGTCTGCGCCGCCAGCCCTATTGAGGTAGAGGTGTTTGTCCACGGCGCCCTTTGCATGAGCGTATCCGGCCAGTGCATGATGAGCGCCTTTTTAGGCGGACGCAGCGGCAACCGCGGCGCCTGCGCAGGCCCCTGCCGCCTGCCCTTTGATGCCAGCGCGGGCCTGCGCCCCGGCCAGCCCGGCAAAGCCTGCCACCTGAGCCTGAAAGATATGGATTATATTCCCCACATCCGGGAACTGATGGACGCCGGTGTGGTCAGCGCCAAGATCGAGGGCCGTCTGCGCACGCCCGAATACGCTGCCGCCGCGGTGGCCGCCTGCCGTGCCGTGCGGGAGGGCCAGCCCTATGATGAAAAGCTGGTGCGGGACATCTTCTCCCGGTCCGGCTTCACCGACGGCTACCTGACCAACCATAACGACGGTAGGATGTTCGGCGTCCGCACCGAGGCTGACGCTGCGGCCACCCGCGCCGCCACGCCCAAAGCCCGCGAGCTGTTCCGCCGAGAACTGCAGCGGGTGCCGGTACAGTACACCGTCAGCGGAGGCGTCGAGGATGGCGGCATCAAGCTGACCGCCGCCGATGATGCGGGCAACAGGGTCAACGTTTACAGCGCTGACGAGCCGCAGCCCGCCCAGAAGGACCCGCTGCCCGGAATTGAGCGTGCGCTGAACAAGACCGGTGGCACCCCCTTTGCGGCCGCCGGTATCACGGTGGACGCAGGGGAGGGGAGCCTGGGCTTCCTGCCCGGCTCTGCCTGGAACGAGATGCGCCGCGAGGCGCTGGACAAGCTGCTGGAAAAGCGCAGTGTTGTACAGCCCCACGCTATCCATCCCTTTGAGATGCCCGTCTATCCAGCCCACAGCGTAGGTCACATCCCGGAGTTGGCGGCCCGCTTTGCCCGCACGGCCCAGTGCCCGGCGGACTCTGTAGAAAAGCTGCAGTGGCTGGTATTCCCCATCGCTGAAGCCGACAGCATCCCTGCCGAATGGCGCGGCAAGACCCTGCTGGAACTGCCCCGCGTCATGTTTGGCAAGCTGGAGGCAAAGACCGCCGCCTGTCTGGCCGCGTTGAAAGACGCCGGTTTTGCCGGGGCGGTGGTCAACAACCCCGCCCAGCTGCGCTATACCGACGGCTGGACCCTCTATGGCGGCCTGGGCCTGAACATCACCAACCCGATGAGCGCCGCCCGCTATACGTCCCTGGGCCTGCAAGGCATGCTTCTGCAGCCGGAAACGGCCCTGACCGCCATGCAGGCGGTGGCCCCCGGTGTACCTACTGCGGCCCTCTGCTACGGCCACCTTCCGCTGATGCTGACCCGCGCCTGCCCGCTGCGCAATGTGCATGACTGCGCTTCCTGCCGCGGCGGCGGCACCCTGCGGGACCGCAAGGGCCGTGACTTTACCGTGACCTGCTCGGCCCCCGGCGGGGCGGGCATCCGCACAGTATACAACCCGGTGCCGCTCTACATGGGCGACCGCCTGCGGGAGATGCCGGTGGATACGGCCGTTGCCGCCTTTACCACCGAGACCCCGCAGCGCACGGCCCAGATTTTGGCAGAGCTTTTTGCCGCCCAACCCTTTGACAGCGAGTTCACCCGTGGACTATACTATACCAATAACTGATGTTTAGGAGACGACCATGAATCCTACCGTAAAATATAAAAAGCTAGACCCCCGCGCCCAGGTGCCCGCCTACGCTACCCCCGGCGCGGCGGCGGCTGACCTGTGCGCTGTGCTGGATGAGCCGCTGACCCTGGCCCCCATGCAGCGCACGCTGGTGCCCACGGGCCTTGCCATTGAGCTGCCCGATGCCTCCTGCGTGGCGCTGGTGTACGCCCGCAGCGGCCTGTCCATCAAGCACGGCCTGTGCATGGCCAACGGCGTCGGCGTCATCGACAGTGACTACCGCGGCGAACTCCGTGTGCCGATGGTCAACCTGTCGGACACCGCCTACACCATCCAGCCCGGCGAGCGCGTGGCCCAGCTGTGCATCGCCCCCGTCTGGCAGGCCGGGTTTGCGGCGGCCGAGGAACTCTCCGATACTGACCGCGGCACCGGTGGCTTTGGTTCCACCGGCAAGTAAACCCGGCGGAACATAACCCGCAGACACCAACAAAAACGAAACTTCCAAAATTTTCCAGCCTCGGGCGGAACGAACAGACTTCGACACCCCGCCCCGGCTATAATCAAACACGAAAGGACACCCTGCTATGGCATTGATCCTGGCATCCGGCAGCCCGCGCCGCCGCGAACTGATGGCACTCATCACACCGGACTATACCGTCATCACCAGCGATGTGGACGAGGGTAAGATCGCCGCCGATACCCCGGCTCACCTGGCGCAGAGCCTGGCTTCGGCCAAGGCCCGCGCTGTGGCCAAACTGCACCCGGCGGATACCGTCCTCGGCTTTGATACCGTGGTGGACTGCGGCGGTGAGGTGTTCGGGAAACCCCAGGATGAAGCCGACGCCCTGCGCATGCTGCGGGCACTCTCCGGCCGCACCCACAAGGTACACACCGGCGTCTGCATCTGCAAGGGCGGCCGCGCGGCCGCTACCGTGGAGACGACGCTGGTGCATTTCTCGCCCATCGTCGAGGACGACCTGCGCGCCTACGTCCGCACGCCGGAGCCGTATGACAAGGCCGGGGCCTATGCCATCCAGGGGCATGCTGCCCTCTGGTGCGCGGGCATCGAGGGGTGCTATTACAACATTATGGGGCTGCCGGTCCACCGCGCGGCACAGCTTTTGCGCGAATTTGCGTAACATTTGCCAACAGCCCCGCCAAAGAAAGTGGGAGCTGCATGGGCAAATTCAAAGACACTCTGACTGCATTTTTCAGGAGAATACAGGCTATGTTTACCAAGGATATCGGCATTGATCTGGGTACCGCCAACACGCTGGTGTATATGAAAGGCCGCGGCATCATCATGCGGGAACCCAGCGTGGTGGCCGTGGACCCGCGCAGTGATGAATTGCGGGTCCGCAGCGTCGGGCACGAGGCAAAGGCCGTCATCGGCCGCGCACCGGGGTCCATCGTGGCAGTCCGACCGTTAAAGGACGGCGTCATCGCGGACTTTGATATTACCGCCGCCATGCTGCAAAGTTTCATCCGCCAGGCCTGCGGCAACAGTATTCTGGCCCACCCGCGGGTGGTCATCTGCGTGCCCTCCGGCGTTACCGAGGTCGAGCGCCGCGCTGTGCGCCAGGCTGCAGCCAAGGCGGGCGCACGCCAAGTCACGGTGATCGAGGAGCCTATGGCTGCCGCTATCGGTGCGGGCCTGCCCACCACCGATGCCATCGGCAGCATGATCGTGGACATCGGCGGCGGCACGGCCGAGGTGGCTGTCATCAGCCTGTCGGGCATCGTGTCCAGCCGCAGCGTCCGCTGTGCGGGCGACACGCTGGACCAGAGCATCATCGCCTTCATCAAGCGCAAGTACAACCTGCTGGTGGGCGAGCGCACCGCCGAGCAGATCAAGATCGAGATCGGCTCTGCCTGCCCCCAGGACCCCGAGACCAGCATGGAGATCAAGGGCCGCAACCTGGTGGATGGCCTGCCCAAGGATATCCTCATCCGGTCTGAGGAAGTGCGTGAGGCCATGAGCGAAAGCCTGCTGCGCATCGTGGACGCCATCAAGGATACGCTGGAGTGCACCCCGCCGGAACTTTCCAGCGACATCATCGACCGCGGCATTATGCTTTCGGGCGGTGGCGCGCTGCTGCGCGGGCTGGATACCCTCATCCAGAACGAGACCGGCATCGATGTGCACATCGCCGAAGCCCCGCTGGACTGCGTAGCCCTTGGTGCCGGGGCCGTCCTCGACAATCCCGACCTGGCTGGCAAACGCCGCGAGGAAATGAGCTATTTATAACGCGCCCCGTTGTAGAGGTGCGTGCAAAAGGCCCCCTCTGAGAGGGAGCCTTTTTTGTTTCTGCTTCGTCTTTTTTCGTCCCAAGACTTGACAGCAGCGCTTTACTATGTTAAAGTGTTCACAAATGATTCTGCCGGAAAGGAGGCAGCCTGTATGTGGTTTGATACGATCCTTTGGCTGGTGGCCATCGTGGCGTTTATCGCCGTGGAAACAGCCACCACCGCGCTGGTGTCGGTGTGGTTCGCCATCGGTGCTGCGGCGGCTATGTTTGCCAGCTTCTTTACATCTTCGCTGGGCATCCAGGCGGCGGTGTTCGCGGTGGTATCGGCGGTTGCACTGGCCATTATGGTGCCTACGCTGACCCGCCGCCGGAAAGAGCATAAGCCGCCGGTCACCAACGGCTCGCCGCTGACCATCGGCAAACAGGGCATCGTGCTGGTGGCCATTGAGCCGGGCATGCCGGGCCGTGTCCGCGTCGATGGTCTGGATTGGCAGGCCCGTGCCGAAGTTGCCATCCCGCAGGGCGCGCGTATCTGCGTAGCCGATGTGGACGGCGCCGTTCTGCTGGTCACCCCGGTGACAGAAGCAACGTCCGTAAAATAAACAAAAGAAAAACCAAAAAGAAAGGGGAACCCTGCCATGATCTGGATCCTTGCCATTCTTCTTATCATCATTCTGGTGGTGCTGGTGCGCTGCATCGTCATCGTGCCCCAATCCAACGCCTACGTAACCGAGTGGCTCGGTGTCTACAAAGACACCTGGGGTGCGGGCCTGCACATCCGCACGCCCTTCGTCGAGCGCATCTCCCGCAAAGTTTCGCTGAAAGAGGAAGCCGCAGACTTCCCCCCGCAGCCCGTTATCACCCGCGATAACGTTACCATGATGATCGACACCGTCGTCTTCTTCCAGGTGTTCGATGCCAAGATGTACGCCTACGGCGTCAACCGTCCCATCCAGGCCATCGAGAACCTGTCTGCCACGA is a window encoding:
- a CDS encoding glycogen/starch/alpha-glucan phosphorylase, whose amino-acid sequence is MKYTKREFEKLLKDKLTSECNVTLDTASADQIYRCLASVTRQIMSDRQKQFQSKVLGQGKKQVYYLCMEFLMGRSLRSSLFNLGLNEVAESVLADADIKIDTIYDQEPDAGLGNGGLGRLAACYLDGMATDCIPGTGYSILYEYGIFKQKIVDGWQQETADNWLPGGQVWIKSHPDQAQEIRFDGQAIETWEGGFHHVKYENYNSVIAVPNDMYVAGYGSNGVSKLRLWQAKAPSFDMSSFNAGNYNTAISQSASAELISKILYPNDNHTEGKILRLRQQYFFSAASIADILQNHLNQYGTLDNLPDKVSIQLNDTHPTVAIPEMMRILLDECSYEWDAAFDICRKVFAYTNHTVMSEALEKWNADIFRSTLPRIWQIVCEMDRRCRAELAQAFPGDQGKIDYMAIIGDNQVRTANICAYTCHAINGVSKLHSEIIKDSVFHDYYLFKPNAFKNVTNGIAYRRWLLCSNPGLTHLLEETIGDGFKTDASELKKLEKFVDDKSVQEAAAKVKRENKVIFANYLQKSTGQVIDPDSIFDCQVKRMHEYKRQHLNALNIAAEYLYLKNNPNAEFTPKTYIFGAKAAPGYYMAKQMIRMICKLGKLIDEDPAVRGKLRIVYLEDYCVSLSERLMPASEVSEQISLAGTEASGTGNMKFMLNGAITLGTLDGANVEIADAAGHENEIIFGMLTPEVNALKGMGYHPGAFINGDNTAMAVLDFLEKGWNGENFSEVTSNLRNADPYMVMADFKDYRRAQHDLQQLYRDKQKWNHMSLKNIANAGIFSADRSIMDYARDIWGAAPVK
- a CDS encoding cell division protein ZapA, whose protein sequence is MGMATSKVRLNICGSSYVVNTSESEDYMQNLADRLNLDMNELMASSNSVSITTAAVMTALNYRDELEKASGSADNMRRQIKDYLEDAASAKMAAEETRRENASLKRRIDELERRLRRAQTPLEDA
- a CDS encoding U32 family peptidase, with amino-acid sequence MSNKLEILAPAGNREMLGAAVFSGADAVYLGLTGFNARRTAGNFTPDELKEAVSFCHARGVKVHVTLNTLVYDRELPGLADAVRAVAEAGADAVISDDLAAARMVKTIAPTLHLHGSTQMSIHTPEGARELAALGYDRVILARELSLEEIRAVCAASPIEVEVFVHGALCMSVSGQCMMSAFLGGRSGNRGACAGPCRLPFDASAGLRPGQPGKACHLSLKDMDYIPHIRELMDAGVVSAKIEGRLRTPEYAAAAVAACRAVREGQPYDEKLVRDIFSRSGFTDGYLTNHNDGRMFGVRTEADAAATRAATPKARELFRRELQRVPVQYTVSGGVEDGGIKLTAADDAGNRVNVYSADEPQPAQKDPLPGIERALNKTGGTPFAAAGITVDAGEGSLGFLPGSAWNEMRREALDKLLEKRSVVQPHAIHPFEMPVYPAHSVGHIPELAARFARTAQCPADSVEKLQWLVFPIAEADSIPAEWRGKTLLELPRVMFGKLEAKTAACLAALKDAGFAGAVVNNPAQLRYTDGWTLYGGLGLNITNPMSAARYTSLGLQGMLLQPETALTAMQAVAPGVPTAALCYGHLPLMLTRACPLRNVHDCASCRGGGTLRDRKGRDFTVTCSAPGGAGIRTVYNPVPLYMGDRLREMPVDTAVAAFTTETPQRTAQILAELFAAQPFDSEFTRGLYYTNN
- the dut gene encoding dUTP diphosphatase; amino-acid sequence: MNPTVKYKKLDPRAQVPAYATPGAAAADLCAVLDEPLTLAPMQRTLVPTGLAIELPDASCVALVYARSGLSIKHGLCMANGVGVIDSDYRGELRVPMVNLSDTAYTIQPGERVAQLCIAPVWQAGFAAAEELSDTDRGTGGFGSTGK
- a CDS encoding Maf family protein, which translates into the protein MALILASGSPRRRELMALITPDYTVITSDVDEGKIAADTPAHLAQSLASAKARAVAKLHPADTVLGFDTVVDCGGEVFGKPQDEADALRMLRALSGRTHKVHTGVCICKGGRAAATVETTLVHFSPIVEDDLRAYVRTPEPYDKAGAYAIQGHAALWCAGIEGCYYNIMGLPVHRAAQLLREFA
- a CDS encoding rod shape-determining protein, whose translation is MFTKDIGIDLGTANTLVYMKGRGIIMREPSVVAVDPRSDELRVRSVGHEAKAVIGRAPGSIVAVRPLKDGVIADFDITAAMLQSFIRQACGNSILAHPRVVICVPSGVTEVERRAVRQAAAKAGARQVTVIEEPMAAAIGAGLPTTDAIGSMIVDIGGGTAEVAVISLSGIVSSRSVRCAGDTLDQSIIAFIKRKYNLLVGERTAEQIKIEIGSACPQDPETSMEIKGRNLVDGLPKDILIRSEEVREAMSESLLRIVDAIKDTLECTPPELSSDIIDRGIMLSGGGALLRGLDTLIQNETGIDVHIAEAPLDCVALGAGAVLDNPDLAGKRREEMSYL
- a CDS encoding NfeD family protein encodes the protein MWFDTILWLVAIVAFIAVETATTALVSVWFAIGAAAAMFASFFTSSLGIQAAVFAVVSAVALAIMVPTLTRRRKEHKPPVTNGSPLTIGKQGIVLVAIEPGMPGRVRVDGLDWQARAEVAIPQGARICVADVDGAVLLVTPVTEATSVK